TAATATTTAGGATTGGTGTTCTTCAAGCAATCAGAATTTCCTCCGAAGTTTCGACTACAATTGGATAGGACAATTTGGCCTGGAATTAAAATGTACTGCTGTCTGCATTGGCAACGATAtctgttattttttttgcttttgcttggcAAAGAATTTGGGGGAGAAACAGTAGTTGAGCATCCCAATATTCATATACACTGGAATGATACCTATAGTTTAATCTTGCTATCAAGCACCCTTAACAGAGAAACTCAAAATTCGACTTCTGATGGGATCATAAAATTTACTTTTGAATCTTTCTTGAAGTGCAGCAAGTGGCATGATTAGACTCATATATATCACTCCAAAATATAGGATGCAGGGATGCTTCAGAATCACTCTCTCAAACTGCTATTTGTTACAAaactaaatcaaatcaaatgggTTCATGGTTGACGGCAGCATTTCAATTCTGGGCCAACTTCTTGGGTGCAATGTACTTGATTGAGGAGACCTGCGGTTGCATGAGCAAGGCCAAGCCTAAATGTCACAAACCACAATGACGTAATTACCAGATTTATTATACGCTTTAATTCCTCAACTTCTGTGACTGTAGCTAGCCTCCCTGGGGATCTCATCAGAGTTAGACATGGTTGTGTTAAGGCTATCCTCTTCATCCATAATGGCCGCTTAGCTATAGATGATGATAATGTGCTTAGATAGATAGGTATCATCAGGCGGTATGATAATTCGAGCAAGCACTATTTATCAAAGTACATTTTTCACCTTATGTCTCGTAAAATACCACAGTACATCTCCTCACTCAAGATGTGCATTTATTGTAGAAAAATCCTTTCACAGGAGGACACGTGAACAACGTATTTTGAGCTGTCCACACTCATCAGTAGTGAAAAGATATTGTGATCATAAAGAAACAGGACTTACATTAGTTCTTGAAAGGATAATGAATTAAGCCGGTTCAGAAGTTACAAGAAAATACATTTCAACCGGATTGTACTTTTGGCTAGCTAAATCAATAGCATATCCACGTAGTTGTATGCAAATAAGGAAGTCGTGCACTCTCTTCCTACATTTTCAGGAAGGAAGAGATGGCGAGAAAAAATGTCTACCCAATTGACACACACAGATGCCTAACCTTCTCATCATCAAACATCTTGGTCTTCCAAATACCGTATCAAATGTATCAGATTTCGAGACCCAAACCTGGTCAGTCTGTAGCATCTCACAATCACGCAATTGCAGAGATTTCAGATTCTTGAAGCTTGAAGGATCAGGCAACTCAACCAAAGAGTTGCATCCATAGATGCACAAGTCTTCCAGCGAATCTAATCTTCCTAGAATCTTGACAAGCTTATGACACTGCTGTAGATCAAGTTTTGTGAGTTTCTTCAAGTTTGAGAGATCAGGCAATCTCTCAAGCAGAGGGAGCTCACCTAGCCTTAGCACTGTCAGCTTCTCCAAACCCTCAAAGCTTTGAATCTCAGTTAGACTATGACATTGCAGCAGGTGAAGTTCAGTTAGCTCCATCAAGTTTGAAAGATTGGGTAATTTCTTGAGTTGTAGAATATTTATGagcttcaaatttctcagattTCCCAAGCTTTGAATACTTTGAAGATTGATTAGATTATTACAGTGTCCCAAATGCAGTTCATTGAGCTTCTTTAAGTTTGAAAGATCAGGTAATTTCTCACGTGTATTCAATGCTCTAAGGTCCAAAGTTTGAAGATTCTTCAAACTTTCAAGGCCATGGAAATCTGTTATTGCAGAAGAATAGATCCTCAGCTCCAATAGTTCCTTGAAATTTGATAGATCTATTGATGTTTTCAATGATCGAGAGGATTTAATAAGCAAGCACAATAAACTTGACGGAAGCCTAGGGAGAATCTGCAGGTTAAAACAAAGAAGTTCAAGTCTTTTGAGTTCAGAGAGAAGACCAATGTCTCGATGGAGGACAGTTATATGTTGTCACAGGACAACTTTAGAGACTCCAGATTGCATAAATTTCCAATCCACCTTGGTGATGGATCCCGTCCAAGCTCAGTCATGTCCACACAGGTAGAATCCTCTTCAGCCAAACAAAACTCAGGAACTTGAGAAATCTCCAAATTCAACTCTGTCAGATTTATCAGGTTTGAGAGATCCGGAAGTCTCTTCATCGAATTACTACCAATATGCAAACTGAGGAGGCTTTCAGGAAGCTTCGGGATGTTACATATTGTagtatttgaaaatttcaagatCTCCAAAGATGATAATCTCCCAATATCTTCAGGTATTGTCCCCTCCAGACATTGGCAGAACTCTGCATCTATCTCTTTCAACTTCTCCAACATCCCAATTGCACTGGGTATACTTCTTATGGAACTACCACGCATCCTtagtattttcaaatttttcaagttcCCAAGTGATTTGGGCAACTCGGCAATATGTGTGTGGGACAGATTCAGCACGACTAGTGAttccaaattccaaattgaGTCTGGAATTTTCTTGAGCAACTTACACCCACTCAGAGACAAGTGTTCAAGCTTTACAAGCGCTCTAATCTCTAGATGAGGTTGAGAAACTTCAACATTTTCCAAAGAGAACCTTGATAGAGAGGTTAAATTACCAATTGAACTGCAGTTACTTACTGACAGCCCCGGGACTTCTCTTATGGAAGTGCAATCGATAAGAAGTTCCTCCAGCGATTCTAAGTTGGCAATCTCTTCTGGCAGTTTGCAAAGTTCACGACAGAACCTTAAGTTCAAAAAAACTAACTGCGTCAACTGCCCTATAGATTCGTCAATCTGAACCAATCTTCCACAGCTTTCAAGGATCAACTGCTCTAAATTTACATTTGAAGATAAGTCGGGAGTTTTATGCATGCGTGCACAACCAGTcaaattcaaaacttttaatttccTTGCCATCTGTACCAAAACGATCAAATAATCAAACCATCATAAATTGAATAAAGAGGCTGCAACTACAAAAATATAGTGGGTATCACTGAAAAGAATAGTACCTTCAGATGACTCCAACCATCCCAACTTTCTGACAACGTACTCCATGATAGATCAAGAATGACCATGTTCATCATGGAAAAAGTAGTCAATTTAAGTTCTGGAGGAAAATTATGCCATGAAAGCCATCTCAGCTCAGATAGGATGGGTGCATTCCTATGGAAACTAATTGCTGGAAAGCCACTCGTAGGCCAATTATCCTGGATAGGCCTCATTTCTAGGTATCTCAGATTTGATAGCCTCCCTAACTCTTCATTAGTAAAAGACTGCTGCAAATGGTCATCAAACTTCAGACAAAGAGCTTTTGTGTGTTCTGTTCCCTataaagagaataaaaaaagagacaaGTAAATGATACTTAGTCAAAAGAAGAGACAAGTAAATGATACTTAAGCAACAAATAATCTTCCCTTCAAACACGAAAGTAATATGAGCATTGCTTACAGATAAATATGTCACTAGAGCAATGAGTGGACAAGAATTTCAAATAAGTCCCATTATTTTAAGTGAACAATCAATGTGAAAAGGCAtaaaatgtatcaatttgatggaaacaaaggTACGTAAATGCAATTTTACCTTCTTTCCAATAACAACCTCAGAAGCTTCCTTAGGATTCCATAATATGGTCTGTTTCTCTAGTTGCATGTTACATTTTTGGTGAACAATGTCTCtaccaaagtctcttagctgatTGTGCATCCATAGCTTATtgtcttttccaatttttatcaaAGACATCCTCTGAAGGGTTTGAAGACCTTCACCTGGGAAGAGTCCGGAATCATGCCATATGTGAAACACAACCCTTTTATCAAATCCAATGAAAAGACAagctatatcaagaaaaatccgCTGTTGAGGTTTATCCAAAGCATCATAAGATATTTTCAACTTTCTCTTAACTTCCTCATTCGGAACCTTTTTCAACTTCTCCAATGTAACATCCCAAACATCTTTCCCCTTACCCAATAGTAGCGAACCTATAACCTCAAGAGCAAGAGGAAGTCCTCCGGTCATTTTCACCACTTCATCGGAGGAAGCAGCATACTCATCCGGAGGATGATCTCTTCTAAAAGCATGTTTGCagaaaagttgaagagattgaCCGAAGTCCATTTCAGAAAGCTCATAAGTAGTACAACAGACATCAGGCACATTGAAAACATTCATGTTTCTACTGGTGATAATTATCTTACTTCCCAAACCAAACCCCTCTACCGTTCCCATAAGTTCATTCAAATGAATCTTTTCACCAACATCATCAAGTAGAAGCAGAACCTTTTTGCCCCACAACCTTCGCTTTATTTCGTTGATTCCATTATCAGCATTACTAACATTTGGCAAGTTTATTTTGACGATATCATAGAGTAGCTGATTCTGCAAACGCTCGATGTCCTTTCTCTCTGAAGCTTCTCTGACATTAGAAAGAAAGCAACGATTTTCAAAACGATGTGAAAGCCTGTTGTAGATTATTTTGGCGAGAGTAGTCTTTCCCACACCCCCCATACCATGAATTCCAAGAATTCTTACATCCTCTGAATCACCGCACGTCATTGTATCGATTTTCTTCACATGACTTTCAACTCCAATCAAGCAATCGGTCACCAGCAGATAAGCCGTTTTCAACTCATCTATAACCTTCTGGACAACTGTCTTTACCAGTACTCCATCGCC
The nucleotide sequence above comes from Eucalyptus grandis isolate ANBG69807.140 chromosome 2, ASM1654582v1, whole genome shotgun sequence. Encoded proteins:
- the LOC120290670 gene encoding disease resistance protein RPV1-like, with product MARKLKVLNLTGCARMHKTPDLSSNVNLEQLILESCGRLVQIDESIGQLTQLVFLNLRFCRELCKLPEEIANLESLEELLIDCTSIREVPGLSVSNCSSIGNLTSLSRFSLENVEVSQPHLEIRALVKLEHLSLSGCKLLKKIPDSIWNLESLVVLNLSHTHIAELPKSLGNLKNLKILRMRGSSIRSIPSAIGMLEKLKEIDAEFCQCLEGTIPEDIGRLSSLEILKFSNTTICNIPKLPESLLSLHIGSNSMKRLPDLSNLINLTELNLEISQVPEFCLAEEDSTCVDMTELGRDPSPSLTEIQSFEGLEKLTVLRLGELPLLERLPDLSNLKKLTKLDLQQCHKLVKILGRLDSLEDLCIYGCNSLVELPDPSSFKNLKSLQLRDCEMLQTDQVWVSKSDTFDTTPNVTVTVKYVDVATFRWSIATCIKKPIDDDKCLDNLACP